One Parasphingorhabdus cellanae genomic region harbors:
- a CDS encoding aspartate-semialdehyde dehydrogenase: MGYKVAVVGATGNVGREMLTILAEREFPIDELAAVASSRSQGTEIEIGDTGKMLKVQNIEHFDFSGWDMALFAAGSGPTKEYAPKAAAAGCVVIDNSSLYRMDPDVPLIVPEVNPDAIAGYKARNIIANPNCSTAQMVVALKPLHDAATIKRVVVSTYQSVSGAGKGGMDELFEQSRAIFVGDPKENQVFTKQIAFNVIPHIDVFLDDGSTKEEWKMVVETKKILDPKIKLTGTCVRVPVFVGHSEAIHIEFENEISAKKAQEILREAPGIMLVDKREDEGYTTPVECVGDSATYISRVREDPTVDNGLIIWCVSDNLRKGAALNAVQIAELLGRKHLQKG, from the coding sequence ATGGGTTACAAAGTTGCCGTTGTTGGTGCGACCGGAAATGTCGGGCGCGAAATGCTGACCATCCTCGCCGAGCGCGAATTCCCGATTGATGAATTGGCGGCCGTGGCGTCTTCGCGGTCGCAGGGCACCGAGATTGAGATTGGCGATACCGGCAAGATGCTGAAGGTCCAGAATATCGAGCATTTCGACTTTTCTGGCTGGGACATGGCGCTGTTTGCTGCGGGTTCCGGTCCGACCAAGGAATATGCGCCCAAAGCGGCGGCTGCTGGCTGTGTGGTGATCGACAATAGCTCGCTCTACCGGATGGACCCTGATGTGCCGCTCATCGTGCCGGAAGTGAACCCGGATGCCATTGCGGGTTATAAGGCACGCAATATCATCGCGAACCCCAATTGCTCGACCGCGCAAATGGTTGTGGCGTTGAAGCCGCTTCATGACGCCGCGACAATCAAGCGCGTTGTCGTGTCGACCTATCAGTCCGTATCCGGTGCCGGCAAAGGCGGTATGGATGAGCTTTTCGAACAGTCCCGCGCCATTTTCGTTGGTGATCCGAAGGAAAACCAGGTCTTTACCAAACAGATTGCGTTTAACGTCATCCCGCATATCGATGTTTTCCTTGATGACGGTTCGACCAAGGAAGAGTGGAAAATGGTCGTCGAGACGAAGAAGATTCTCGATCCCAAGATCAAGCTCACCGGCACCTGCGTGCGCGTACCGGTTTTCGTCGGTCACAGTGAAGCAATCCACATCGAATTTGAAAATGAAATCTCGGCCAAAAAAGCCCAGGAAATTCTTCGCGAGGCGCCGGGCATCATGTTGGTCGATAAGCGTGAGGACGAAGGCTATACCACCCCGGTTGAATGTGTTGGCGACAGCGCCACCTATATCAGCCGCGTCCGCGAAGACCCGACCGTGGATAACGGCCTGATCATCTGGTGCGTATCGGACAACCTGCGTAAGGGTGCGGCTTTGAATGCCGTGCAGATTGCGGAATTGCTGGGGCGCAAGCATTTGCAAAAAGGCTAA
- the rplS gene encoding 50S ribosomal protein L19 — translation MNLIQTLEKEAVEAFAASKEIPEFRAGDTLRIGVRVVEGERVRTQNFEGVCIARTNRGMGSNFTVRKISFGEGVERVFPLYSPNIESITVVRRGVVRRAKLYYLRGRTGKRARIAERRINQPAKTAETKPAEKPAAKEAEAK, via the coding sequence ATGAACCTGATCCAGACACTTGAGAAAGAAGCTGTAGAAGCATTTGCAGCCTCTAAAGAAATACCGGAATTTCGCGCTGGCGACACGCTGCGCATTGGTGTGCGCGTTGTTGAAGGCGAACGCGTTCGTACCCAGAATTTTGAAGGTGTGTGCATCGCACGGACCAATCGCGGCATGGGCTCCAACTTCACCGTAAGAAAGATTTCTTTCGGCGAAGGTGTCGAGCGTGTGTTCCCGCTTTACTCCCCTAACATCGAAAGCATTACCGTGGTTCGCCGCGGTGTTGTTCGTCGTGCGAAACTTTACTATCTGCGCGGCCGCACCGGTAAACGGGCCCGCATTGCGGAACGTCGTATCAATCAGCCAGCGAAGACAGCCGAGACGAAACCGGCAGAAAAGCCAGCTGCAAAGGAAGCAGAAGCGAAATAA
- the trmD gene encoding tRNA (guanosine(37)-N1)-methyltransferase TrmD translates to MTFTAQILTLYPEMFPGPLGTSLAGRALEEGKWACNPIQMRDFATDKHKSVDDTPAGGGAGMVLRADVMASAVDHALGQQPDAPILAMTPRGKPLKQARVRELASGPGVTILCGRFEGFDERIFDARPIEQVSIGDYILSGGEMGALVLLDACIRLLPGVMGASSSGDDESFETGLLEYPQFTRPQKWEGRIIPEVLRSGDHAKIAAWRKQRAEEDTRLRRPDLWEHHRDAPDQSPSGARGQKKEDRS, encoded by the coding sequence ATGACCTTCACCGCCCAAATCCTCACCCTCTACCCTGAAATGTTCCCCGGCCCCCTCGGCACATCGCTCGCGGGCAGGGCGCTGGAAGAGGGCAAATGGGCCTGCAACCCGATCCAGATGCGCGACTTTGCCACCGACAAGCACAAGTCGGTAGATGACACGCCGGCGGGTGGCGGTGCGGGTATGGTTTTGCGGGCTGACGTCATGGCGTCAGCAGTGGATCATGCGCTGGGACAGCAGCCGGATGCCCCGATCCTCGCGATGACACCCCGCGGAAAACCGCTAAAACAGGCGCGTGTCCGGGAATTGGCTTCCGGTCCCGGCGTCACCATCCTCTGTGGTCGTTTCGAGGGATTTGACGAGCGAATATTCGACGCTCGGCCAATTGAACAGGTCTCAATTGGCGATTATATCCTTTCTGGCGGAGAAATGGGTGCTTTAGTGCTTTTAGACGCTTGCATTCGGCTGCTTCCCGGGGTAATGGGCGCGTCTTCTAGCGGAGATGATGAAAGTTTCGAAACCGGACTTTTGGAATATCCGCAGTTTACCCGGCCTCAGAAATGGGAAGGGCGTATTATCCCTGAAGTCTTGCGATCGGGGGATCATGCGAAAATAGCTGCTTGGCGGAAACAAAGGGCAGAGGAAGATACACGGCTAAGGCGGCCCGATTTATGGGAGCATCACAGGGATGCTCCGGATCAGTCGCCCTCTGGTGCGCGAGGACAGAAAAAGGAAGATCGGTCATGA
- the rimM gene encoding ribosome maturation factor RimM (Essential for efficient processing of 16S rRNA) → MDPDTSVPLAVIIGAHGVTGEVRLKLFCETLDSLKQHKAYNDGALTLKSVKPHKMGAIARFAEITDRNAAEAARGTELAIPRSSLPALDEDEFYHIDIIGLRCVSDNGEELGKVFAIYEFGAGDVIEIERASGKKFMIPVGAIDMRNDPAIVLSDFVEP, encoded by the coding sequence ATTGATCCGGACACGTCTGTCCCCCTTGCCGTCATTATTGGCGCGCATGGGGTGACGGGCGAGGTCCGGCTCAAGCTATTTTGTGAGACTTTGGACAGTCTCAAGCAGCATAAAGCCTATAATGATGGTGCCTTGACGCTCAAATCCGTCAAGCCGCATAAAATGGGCGCGATAGCCCGATTTGCTGAAATTACCGATCGCAATGCAGCAGAGGCCGCGCGCGGCACCGAACTGGCCATCCCCCGCTCATCTTTGCCGGCGCTGGATGAGGACGAATTTTACCATATTGATATCATTGGCCTGCGCTGTGTCTCCGACAATGGCGAGGAACTAGGCAAGGTCTTCGCCATCTATGAATTTGGCGCGGGCGATGTCATCGAGATTGAACGTGCCAGCGGCAAGAAATTCATGATTCCGGTCGGCGCCATCGATATGCGCAACGATCCGGCAATTGTCCTGTCGGATTTTGTCGAACCATGA
- the rpsP gene encoding 30S ribosomal protein S16: MSVAMRMARGGSKKRPYYKIVIADIRAPRDGKFIERIGSYNPLLAKDDEKRVILDLDRAKHWLSVGAQPSDRVARFLDAAGLMKREARNNPNKAKPGEKATERLEEKAEKAAAAEEAAKEAAAAPAEEAPAEEAAAETPAEETPAAEEAAAETPAEDVKAEEAPAAEEKPAEEAPAAEEATEEKSEG, translated from the coding sequence ATGTCAGTAGCAATGAGAATGGCCCGTGGTGGCTCCAAGAAACGTCCCTATTATAAAATCGTGATCGCGGATATCCGCGCACCACGGGACGGCAAGTTTATTGAGCGTATCGGGAGCTATAACCCGCTGCTCGCCAAAGATGACGAAAAGCGTGTTATTCTGGATCTGGACCGTGCGAAACATTGGTTGAGCGTTGGCGCCCAGCCTTCTGACCGTGTTGCCCGCTTCCTCGACGCTGCCGGATTGATGAAGCGCGAAGCGCGGAACAACCCAAATAAAGCCAAGCCTGGTGAGAAAGCCACTGAGCGTTTGGAAGAAAAAGCCGAAAAAGCGGCTGCTGCAGAGGAAGCTGCCAAAGAAGCCGCTGCCGCTCCTGCCGAAGAAGCACCAGCTGAAGAAGCTGCAGCGGAAACACCGGCAGAAGAAACACCAGCCGCTGAAGAAGCAGCTGCTGAAACACCGGCTGAAGACGTGAAGGCCGAAGAAGCGCCTGCTGCGGAAGAAAAGCCTGCGGAAGAGGCTCCTGCTGCAGAAGAAGCGACCGAAGAAAAGTCCGAGGGTTAA
- the ffh gene encoding signal recognition particle protein — protein sequence MFDKLSDRLGGVFDKLRGRGALKEEDVRAAMREVRIALLEADVALPVVRDFVEKVTEQAVGQSVLKSITPGQQVVKIVNDGLADMLGAEVSGLELAVTPPAIIMMVGLQGSGKTTTTAKIAKRLKDKENKKVMMASLDVNRPAAQEQLAVLGQQISATTLPIVEGQQPVEIAKRALQAAKLQGFDVLMLDTAGRLHVDQQLMDEMKAVADVSKPQETLLVVDALTGQDAVNVASNFSEQVDLSGVVLTRMDGDARGGAALSMRAVTGKPIKFVGVGEKIDALEEFHPERVAGRILGMGDVVSLVEKAAQVVDKEESEALAEKMAKGQFDLNDLRSQLRQMTKMGGLGALASMMPGMKKAKAAMAGGAMDDKVLLRMDAIIGSMTKQERVRPGLLNAKRKVRVAKGSGTTVQDVNKLLKMHQEMSKAMKKIKKMGGMKGLMSMFGGGGGAAGAGMGGQNGGMGGMPGLPDMSPGGLPPDLANLLNKKK from the coding sequence ATGTTTGACAAGTTAAGCGACCGGCTCGGCGGCGTCTTTGATAAGCTGCGTGGCCGCGGCGCGCTCAAAGAGGAAGACGTCCGCGCAGCGATGCGGGAAGTTCGGATTGCGCTGCTTGAAGCCGACGTAGCGCTTCCGGTTGTCCGCGATTTTGTCGAGAAAGTAACCGAACAGGCCGTTGGCCAGTCGGTCCTCAAGTCGATTACGCCGGGTCAGCAGGTCGTAAAGATCGTCAATGACGGCCTGGCCGATATGCTGGGTGCCGAGGTCAGCGGCCTTGAGCTGGCAGTCACGCCACCAGCGATTATCATGATGGTCGGTCTGCAAGGTTCCGGTAAAACGACCACGACGGCCAAGATCGCCAAGCGACTGAAAGACAAAGAGAATAAGAAGGTCATGATGGCCTCGCTCGATGTTAATCGTCCGGCGGCGCAAGAACAGCTGGCGGTGTTGGGCCAGCAGATTAGTGCCACAACCTTGCCGATTGTCGAGGGCCAGCAACCGGTTGAGATTGCCAAACGCGCGCTGCAAGCTGCGAAATTGCAGGGCTTCGACGTGTTGATGCTCGATACGGCAGGTCGTCTGCATGTCGACCAGCAGTTGATGGACGAGATGAAGGCGGTTGCCGATGTCTCCAAACCGCAGGAAACCTTGCTGGTTGTCGATGCGCTGACCGGTCAGGATGCGGTGAACGTTGCTTCCAACTTCTCAGAGCAAGTCGATCTCAGCGGTGTGGTCCTCACCCGAATGGATGGCGATGCACGCGGCGGCGCGGCGCTTTCCATGCGGGCTGTTACCGGCAAACCGATTAAATTTGTCGGTGTTGGTGAAAAAATCGACGCGCTGGAGGAGTTTCATCCAGAGCGTGTTGCGGGCCGTATCCTGGGCATGGGCGATGTGGTCAGCTTGGTCGAAAAAGCGGCACAGGTTGTCGATAAGGAAGAGTCCGAAGCTTTGGCCGAGAAAATGGCCAAGGGGCAGTTTGACTTGAATGACTTGCGTTCGCAGCTGCGTCAGATGACCAAAATGGGCGGTCTAGGCGCGCTGGCCTCAATGATGCCGGGCATGAAAAAGGCCAAGGCAGCCATGGCCGGCGGCGCGATGGACGACAAGGTTCTGCTGCGGATGGATGCGATTATCGGGTCCATGACCAAACAAGAGCGGGTTCGCCCGGGATTGCTCAACGCGAAACGTAAAGTACGGGTCGCAAAAGGCTCTGGAACCACGGTGCAGGATGTCAATAAACTCCTGAAAATGCATCAGGAAATGTCCAAGGCGATGAAGAAGATCAAGAAAATGGGCGGCATGAAGGGCCTGATGTCAATGTTTGGCGGAGGCGGCGGTGCTGCTGGCGCGGGCATGGGCGGTCAAAATGGCGGTATGGGCGGCATGCCCGGACTGCCGGACATGTCCCCCGGCGGATTGCCACCGGATTTGGCAAATTTATTGAATAAGAAGAAATAG
- a CDS encoding putative bifunctional diguanylate cyclase/phosphodiesterase codes for MSEENSVKLINKHAVSARRDVLTSLIVIFAILMFVGTGGTVLTEAIASLSGYGGGTDKMLVSAFLLNIALILFGWRRYRDLSAEVVERTAAEELAHSLAVTDPLTGFLNRRTLTEKTAEMIATAQRKNKSTAFLMLDLDNFKTVNDVHGHSAGDIVLKEVAARISKVIPPNNLLARLGGDEFACAFIFDPDQPELVDRIADDLIDSIAMPIVENGNHLVVTTSIGMSRFDYETENVDVLMRRADIAMYSAKKQGRNRFCWFDVSMEQELQTRNTIESGMRSGIPAGEFVPYYEQQIDLATGKLTGFEMLARWESPTQGLVSPEVFIPIAEDTGMIGDLSLSVMRQCFEDAKHWDPSLTVAVNISPVQLLDPWLAQKIVKLLVETGFQPNRLEIEITESSLFENLSLAQSIVGSLKNQGISIALDDFGTGYSSLAHLRALPFDRIKIDRSFVTSILENSESAAIVKAITGLGESLGMPITAEGIEDKAIEDELRNIGCSKGQGWHYGRPLSTQQTRKVLTERNLLPAQSETVVEKAVEDNIEPLAETQRKAS; via the coding sequence ATGTCGGAAGAAAATAGCGTAAAGTTGATCAACAAGCATGCCGTATCAGCGCGGCGTGATGTATTAACAAGCTTGATCGTCATTTTCGCGATTTTGATGTTTGTCGGGACCGGAGGTACCGTTCTCACCGAAGCCATTGCCTCTCTTTCCGGATATGGCGGCGGCACGGACAAGATGCTGGTTTCGGCATTTTTGCTGAATATCGCTCTGATATTATTCGGTTGGCGGCGCTATCGCGATCTTTCCGCAGAAGTGGTGGAACGGACCGCAGCAGAAGAGCTGGCCCATTCTCTTGCCGTTACCGATCCTCTGACGGGATTTCTCAATCGCCGGACTCTGACCGAGAAAACTGCAGAAATGATCGCAACGGCTCAGCGCAAGAACAAAAGCACTGCTTTCTTGATGCTGGACCTCGATAATTTCAAGACAGTCAATGATGTGCACGGACACAGCGCCGGTGACATCGTGTTAAAAGAAGTCGCCGCCCGCATTTCGAAAGTTATTCCGCCAAATAATTTATTGGCGCGGCTCGGCGGTGATGAATTTGCTTGTGCGTTTATCTTTGACCCGGATCAACCGGAACTGGTCGATCGTATCGCCGATGACCTGATTGACAGCATTGCAATGCCGATCGTCGAAAACGGCAATCATCTGGTCGTCACCACATCAATCGGCATGTCGCGTTTCGATTACGAAACAGAAAACGTCGATGTGCTTATGCGCCGCGCCGATATTGCCATGTATAGCGCGAAAAAACAGGGCCGGAATCGCTTCTGTTGGTTTGATGTTTCGATGGAACAAGAGCTGCAGACCCGTAATACGATAGAATCCGGAATGCGCAGCGGCATTCCAGCGGGTGAATTTGTGCCCTATTATGAGCAGCAAATTGACCTTGCGACCGGCAAGTTGACGGGGTTTGAGATGCTCGCGCGCTGGGAATCGCCCACGCAGGGCTTAGTCTCGCCGGAAGTATTCATTCCTATTGCAGAAGACACGGGCATGATCGGCGATTTGTCGCTCAGCGTTATGCGCCAATGTTTTGAAGATGCCAAACATTGGGATCCAAGCCTGACCGTGGCGGTCAATATTTCACCGGTACAGTTGCTCGACCCCTGGCTCGCCCAGAAAATCGTCAAGCTGCTTGTGGAAACGGGTTTCCAGCCCAATCGGCTTGAAATTGAGATAACGGAAAGCTCGTTATTTGAAAATCTGAGCCTTGCTCAATCCATCGTCGGTAGTCTTAAAAACCAAGGCATTAGTATCGCTCTTGATGATTTCGGGACCGGCTATAGTTCACTGGCTCACCTTCGCGCCTTGCCGTTTGACCGGATCAAGATTGATCGCAGTTTCGTCACATCGATCCTGGAAAACTCCGAAAGCGCGGCCATTGTCAAAGCCATTACTGGTCTTGGTGAAAGTCTTGGTATGCCGATTACCGCAGAGGGTATCGAAGACAAAGCCATTGAAGACGAACTGCGCAATATCGGCTGTTCCAAAGGTCAAGGCTGGCACTATGGACGACCGCTTTCCACACAGCAAACGCGTAAGGTACTGACTGAGCGGAATTTGCTACCAGCACAATCGGAAACCGTCGTTGAGAAGGCTGTTGAAGATAATATCGAGCCACTGGCCGAAACTCAGCGAAAAGCCAGTTAG
- the dapF gene encoding diaminopimelate epimerase encodes MTRGQFHKMHGLGNDFVIIDARAPDFSKTLTMTKDKAAAIAHRHHGIGCDQLIILKPSDKADVRMQIYNADGGEVEACGNATRCVVQLLGDGTSIETDGGMISGHVTDEGAIVDMSAPGFDWNSIPLAYAMDTLHMPVGWEDLQDPAAVNVGNPHVIFFVENSDAVELDRLGPMIEVDPLFPERVNVNVAHIKDADIHLRVWERGVGLTRACGTGACATAVAAIKRGLVQSPVNVHLPGGTLILSWQAGGSIMMQGPTTYVFSGEANWDDFG; translated from the coding sequence ATGACACGCGGGCAATTTCATAAAATGCATGGACTGGGCAATGACTTTGTCATTATTGATGCGCGTGCGCCCGATTTTTCCAAAACGCTGACGATGACCAAAGACAAGGCCGCGGCTATCGCCCATCGGCATCATGGCATCGGTTGCGATCAGCTCATTATCTTGAAACCTTCGGACAAAGCCGATGTCCGCATGCAGATTTACAACGCTGATGGCGGCGAAGTTGAGGCGTGCGGAAATGCTACCCGCTGTGTTGTGCAACTTCTCGGTGACGGAACGTCCATCGAAACTGATGGTGGCATGATCTCTGGCCATGTTACAGACGAAGGTGCAATTGTCGATATGAGCGCACCCGGTTTCGACTGGAACTCTATCCCCCTCGCCTATGCCATGGATACCCTGCACATGCCGGTTGGTTGGGAGGATTTGCAGGATCCGGCGGCCGTCAACGTCGGCAATCCGCATGTCATCTTTTTCGTAGAGAACAGCGATGCAGTCGAACTGGACCGATTGGGCCCGATGATCGAAGTCGATCCTTTGTTTCCAGAGCGTGTAAATGTGAACGTCGCACATATAAAAGATGCTGATATCCATTTGCGGGTATGGGAGCGCGGCGTTGGCCTGACCCGCGCCTGCGGAACCGGTGCTTGCGCAACGGCTGTCGCAGCGATCAAGCGCGGGTTGGTGCAAAGCCCGGTAAATGTTCACCTTCCTGGCGGAACGCTGATCCTGTCTTGGCAGGCCGGCGGCTCCATCATGATGCAGGGCCCGACCACTTATGTTTTTTCCGGTGAAGCCAACTGGGACGATTTTGGATGA
- the mtaB gene encoding tRNA (N(6)-L-threonylcarbamoyladenosine(37)-C(2))-methylthiotransferase MtaB yields MSGPDIISMGCRLNIAESEAIRQTINGSKVNADKLVIVNSCAVTNEAVRQTRQAVRRAKRDNPDKMVVVTGCAAQVDPDMFADMPETSGVVGNFDKYDADSFKFGLETNRSDIRVSDIMQVKETAPHMVSAFGERSRAFVEVQNGCDHRCTFCIIPYGRGNSRSVPAGQVVKQVQDLVDKGFNEVVLTGVDVTSYGPDLPGNPSLGQLVERILKHVPNLKRLRLSSVDGVEIDERLFDILTGENRMMPHVHLSLQSGDNMILKRMKRRHSREQAIELVARLKEKRPEIAIGADIIAGFPTETDAMFANSLDIIDQCDVIHGHIFPYSPRQGTPAEKMPQVNGAVIKERAKLLRQKITEKAHIWRNSLVGTRQNVLCELSGKAGYAENFAHISFEEIMPEGQIIPVEIIESDGRALIGRKIA; encoded by the coding sequence ATGAGCGGTCCAGATATCATAAGCATGGGATGCCGCCTGAATATCGCCGAAAGCGAAGCCATTCGCCAGACTATCAATGGATCCAAAGTCAACGCGGACAAGCTCGTCATCGTCAATAGCTGTGCAGTGACCAATGAAGCGGTGCGCCAGACCCGCCAAGCGGTCAGGCGGGCCAAACGGGACAATCCTGATAAAATGGTTGTGGTAACGGGATGTGCGGCACAGGTTGATCCTGATATGTTTGCCGATATGCCCGAAACATCTGGCGTGGTTGGGAATTTCGACAAATATGATGCCGATAGTTTCAAGTTCGGGCTTGAGACAAACAGGTCGGATATCCGTGTATCCGATATCATGCAGGTGAAGGAAACAGCGCCGCACATGGTCAGCGCCTTTGGCGAGCGTTCGCGCGCCTTTGTCGAGGTGCAAAATGGCTGCGACCATCGCTGCACATTCTGTATCATTCCTTACGGCCGTGGTAACAGCCGGTCTGTACCTGCCGGGCAAGTGGTGAAACAGGTGCAGGACCTGGTTGACAAGGGCTTTAACGAGGTCGTGCTAACCGGCGTTGATGTCACCAGCTATGGTCCGGATCTTCCCGGAAATCCAAGTCTTGGACAGCTGGTAGAACGTATCTTGAAACATGTGCCTAATCTGAAACGATTGCGATTATCTTCAGTCGATGGCGTCGAGATTGACGAGCGCTTGTTTGATATCCTGACCGGCGAAAATCGGATGATGCCGCATGTGCATCTGTCGCTGCAATCCGGCGATAATATGATTCTCAAGCGGATGAAACGCCGTCATAGCCGCGAACAAGCCATAGAATTGGTGGCGCGGCTAAAAGAAAAACGTCCTGAAATCGCCATCGGAGCGGATATCATTGCCGGTTTTCCTACGGAAACGGACGCGATGTTTGCCAACAGCCTGGATATTATCGACCAATGCGACGTCATTCATGGTCATATATTTCCCTATTCGCCGCGGCAAGGCACACCGGCTGAAAAAATGCCGCAGGTAAATGGGGCGGTGATCAAAGAACGGGCCAAGCTCTTACGGCAAAAGATCACCGAAAAGGCGCATATCTGGCGCAATAGCCTTGTCGGAACGCGGCAAAATGTTCTGTGCGAATTGAGCGGCAAAGCTGGATATGCCGAGAATTTTGCCCATATTAGTTTTGAAGAAATCATGCCAGAAGGCCAAATCATCCCTGTAGAAATCATTGAGTCCGATGGCCGGGCCCTGATCGGAAGAAAAATTGCATGA
- the ftsY gene encoding signal recognition particle-docking protein FtsY → MSEKPGWKDRLFGGFSKTSGRLTENLTGLVTKAKLDEATLDDIEDALIISDLGPATAASIREKLSNERFEKGLSEHAVREIIQSEIAGILEPVAVPLEIDAFPRPQVILVIGVNGSGKTTTIAKLAHLFLEQDYGVMLAAGDTFRAAAIGQLKVWAERLGVPIISGKEGGDSASIVYEGVKQATATGIDVLIVDTAGRLQNRTELMDELDKIRRVLGRLNPEAPHDVVLVLDATTGQNALSQIEVFKEVAKVTGLIMTKLDGTARGGVLVAAAKQFEMPIHAIGVGETIEDLRPFDANDLAAAIAGIEE, encoded by the coding sequence ATGAGTGAAAAACCGGGGTGGAAGGACCGTCTGTTTGGCGGCTTCAGCAAGACATCGGGTCGACTGACCGAAAATCTAACCGGCCTTGTGACCAAGGCCAAGCTCGACGAGGCGACCCTCGATGATATCGAGGATGCATTGATCATTTCGGATCTTGGCCCCGCTACGGCTGCTTCTATCCGTGAAAAACTCTCCAACGAGCGGTTTGAGAAAGGACTTAGCGAACATGCGGTCCGTGAGATCATCCAGTCGGAGATTGCCGGGATATTGGAGCCTGTTGCAGTGCCATTGGAGATTGATGCCTTTCCCCGTCCGCAAGTGATATTGGTGATCGGGGTCAATGGTTCGGGAAAAACGACGACTATTGCGAAGCTCGCACATCTGTTTCTTGAGCAGGATTATGGAGTCATGCTGGCCGCTGGCGATACGTTTCGGGCCGCGGCTATTGGACAGCTAAAAGTCTGGGCGGAGCGTTTAGGCGTCCCGATTATCAGCGGGAAAGAAGGCGGTGATAGCGCCAGTATCGTCTATGAAGGCGTTAAACAGGCCACTGCCACCGGCATTGACGTGTTAATTGTCGATACAGCCGGGCGGCTTCAAAACCGTACAGAATTAATGGATGAACTCGACAAGATCAGGCGGGTACTGGGCAGGCTTAATCCCGAAGCACCCCATGATGTCGTCTTGGTCTTGGACGCGACCACTGGACAGAATGCCTTGTCGCAAATTGAAGTGTTCAAAGAAGTGGCAAAAGTGACCGGCCTGATCATGACCAAACTCGACGGAACTGCACGCGGCGGTGTGCTGGTTGCGGCGGCCAAGCAATTTGAAATGCCTATCCATGCGATTGGTGTGGGTGAGACGATTGAAGATTTACGGCCGTTTGACGCCAATGATCTGGCAGCGGCCATAGCAGGAATAGAAGAATGA
- the ispZ gene encoding septation protein IspZ, with the protein MSDDVVNVEPKKEHKGLSFALDFGPLLVFFLTYKFAVPGDNPVLSAIYGTAAFMVAIVIAVIVSKWKLGKISPMLWLSAVLVIGFGALTIYFNDPRFIQIKPTIIYLGFAVILGVGLLRGKAMLKYLLEAAYEGLSDEGWLKLSRNWAIFFVAMAVLNEAMRLFLTFDLWLTLKVWGITILSFVFAIANVPMLMRHGLDLGQDDEEAEETK; encoded by the coding sequence ATGAGTGATGACGTCGTCAATGTAGAACCGAAAAAAGAGCATAAGGGGTTGAGCTTTGCGCTCGATTTTGGACCTTTGCTGGTCTTTTTTCTAACCTATAAATTCGCTGTTCCCGGCGATAATCCGGTCCTCTCAGCAATTTACGGCACGGCTGCTTTCATGGTTGCGATCGTGATCGCTGTGATCGTCTCCAAATGGAAACTGGGCAAGATATCGCCCATGCTCTGGCTCTCGGCCGTTCTCGTGATCGGCTTTGGTGCATTGACGATTTATTTTAACGACCCGCGCTTCATTCAGATCAAGCCGACGATAATTTATCTTGGCTTTGCGGTGATATTGGGCGTGGGTTTGTTGCGCGGCAAGGCGATGCTCAAATATCTTCTGGAAGCCGCCTATGAAGGGCTGTCCGATGAAGGCTGGCTCAAACTGTCCAGGAATTGGGCCATATTTTTTGTCGCCATGGCTGTTCTCAACGAAGCTATGCGCCTTTTCCTGACCTTTGATCTGTGGTTGACGCTGAAAGTATGGGGCATCACGATATTATCATTCGTCTTCGCCATCGCCAATGTGCCGATGCTGATGCGGCACGGTCTGGACCTAGGCCAAGATGATGAAGAAGCCGAAGAAACGAAGTGA